TTCGTTTTGGTAAGAAATTATTGATGAAAGTATTGGCCAAAGTTTTTGGGGAAGATAACGATATGGTGGTGCCTACCCTGGGAAGTTTTGATAGCGGGGCCGCCGCCGGAGGATTTCCGATCCCTTCCTCAAGGCAGATCAAATATGAAATGGATACCGATCTCAATCATTTGAATTACTTTACGGATGATGTCGTGAATAAGCAAATTTTCAAATGGCTTAATGAATCATAATGTTAACCACCTTTTTAGTCAAATCCTTTGCAAGCCAATGGACAATTAAATATGGGATTTAAACTCAAGACTATTAACGAAATATGTATTTTTGTGTCCCTACGCTGTATTTCTCTTTTGTTATTACACAAAAAAATAAATGCTTATGAAAAATCATTTACAATTTATTCAGCTCATAATGCTGAGTTTTTTTTTGGGCCATACTGCTCTTGCCCAGGATTTTATTTTCACCCAGGTGCCTAATCCGACAGATAGGTACTACGATGGGTACGTAGGTCAGGAAGAAGGACTTGCCTATGTTGTTTACCGAAACAATAACTACGACCGGTTTTTGTATTCTTTTGATGGGGATGATCTGGTAGAGATTGATATGCCGGAAGGGTTTATGTATAACTGGAATCTTACCAACCAGAATGGCGTTTTTTACATGACTTTCTACGATGTTGACTACAACACTGTACTCATGTCTTATCAGGATGGGGTGTTTTCCCAGATTGAAGCTGACTTTCCTAATGAAGGGCTGGGTTCTTATGCCTTTAACTATGATGGACAAGTATATGTGACTTATTATAGCTTTCTTAATTTTTTGAATTCGCTTAAGGTAATAAACGGCAATACGGTAGAAAACGTTGATTTACCGGAAGGATATAATTTTGGAAGTTCGGTAGGATCCGTTAACGGCAATATGTACGTCACCCTGAACGATGTCAACTGGAACAGTTATTTGTTTCAGTTTGACGGCACAAATTTCGAACAGGTAACACTTCCGGAAGGAACGATGAGTCCCTATGCCATCACCACTACGGAAGATCTCTTATATTTGAGTCTTTATGATGCCAACTTCAATTCGGCCATTTATACTTTTGACGGGACCACTTTTGAAGCCCTGACCCTTCCCGAATGGTGTATGGGAGTTGGCTTCGTAGGAGAGTTAAATGGAAATCTTTATTTCAGATTAGATGATGCCAATTACCAGGGAATTTTGTACGAACTGGACGGAAATACCTGGGTGGAGATTCCCAATCCTGCTGATTTTTACCTGGCGTATAACCCGGGGACTTCGGAAAACGCACTCTATCCGGCTTATAACAATAACCTAACCTTTGAGTACAACATGGCCGTTTATGATGGAACGGACCTGACCCTGGTCGATCAACCGGCTCCCGGTTACACTTACAGTAATTTTTTTGCGGATAACCAGGATGGCGCTTTTGTCACTTATTACGATCCCGATTACTACCAGTTCCTGTATTTCTATAACGGAACGGAATTGCTGGAGGTACCTATCCCTGCCGGAGAAGATGCGCTGAACTACTACGAGTTTGCCATGGATGCTTCCTCTGATAAAATTCTGTTTTTCTCCTTCCGGGACAACAATTACAATTCAACCCTTTATTGGTTTGGAGAACCCAATGAGGCACCTACAGCCCAGGACAATTTGGTCTATACCCTGTTGGAAACACCTTATAGTTTTCAAGCCCAGGATTTTAATTTTTCAGATCTGGACCTGGAAGATACGCTTACAGCCATTCAGATCGTGGAAAAACCTTCACTGGGAATACTCCACCTCAATGGAGCCAATTTAGCTACCGGCCAGGTAATCAATGCAGAATACCTTGAAGACCTGACCTATGTTCCCATGAACGACGGACTGGGTGAGCCCTACGATAGTTTTAAGTTCAGGGTTTTTGACGGGGATGATTTCAGCGAAGCCGTTTATACCATGTTTATCAATGTGGTCGAATCCATTGTTTCTGCGGAAGACCTGGAGCTTTCGGTTTCATTAAATATTTACCCGAATCCGGCGAGTGATTTCATTGAAATTGATCTGGGGGATTATCCATCTCCGGAGAAGGTTCGAATGTATTTTTATAATAATAACGGAGTTGCAATAAGAAATGAATTATTGACCTCCGGTTTATCCGAATTCAATGTGAGCGATCTTCCCAAAGGAATTTACCACCTCGTTTTCAAAACAGAAAACTCTCTTTTTAGCAGAAAGGTGATCTTGCAATAATAACCTTAGACTCTAACCGGTGCTGCTGTTCAAACCATTTCAACGGCAGCACCGGAAATTTTTCCCACCCTTTTTTTTAGATTTTCCAAATTGACTTCGTGCTTTATTCTGTTTGAACAGACCCGTATTCTGGTTATATTTTATTAAATTAGCCTTGATGCAGCTGTCATTCTTCAATCAAAAAATTCGGAACATATTTCCAAAATTTTTGTGCATCCCGAAAATTCTGATGTTGTACTCGTAGCCGCCCAGGGCCCTTTGTGGAGCAAAGGTGGCGACCGAGGGTTGTATAAAACGACCGATGGAGGAGAAACCTGGACGAAGGTTCTCGGGGATGATGAATGGGTTGGCGTAACCGATGTCGTAGCCGAACCGGGCAATCCGGATATTCTTTATGCAGCCACCTGGCAACGGCAACGGACTGTAGCGGCTTTCATGGGTGGAGGCCCGGGGTCAGCCATTTACAAAAGTACCGACGGCGGGGATAACTGGGAAAAACTGAAAACAGGATTGCCCGGTTCTAATCTCGGTAAGATAGGCCTTGCCGTTTCGCCTCAACGACCCAATGTGGTGTATGCAGCCATTGAGCAGGACCGGACTAAAGGAGGTGTTTATCGCTCTGAAGATAAAGGGGCCTCCTGGCAGAAAATGTCCAATACAGTATCGGGAGGTACCGGCCCGCATTATTATCAGGAGCTTTATGCTTGTCCCCACCAATTTGATCGCCTGTATCTGATGGATGTAAGGGTACAGGTTTCCGATGACGGCGGAAAAACTTTCAGAACCCTTTCCGAAAGGGATAAACATTCCGATAACCACGCCCTGGCTTTCCGGGCCAATGATCCCGATTACTTGCTTATCGGAACAGATGCAGGTATTTACGAGAGTTTTGATCTCGCCGAAAACTGGCGTTTCATCGCCAACCTGCCTATAACCCAATATTATAAGGTAGCCGTGGATGATCGTTTGCCATTCTATCATGTTTTTGCAGGAACTCAGGACAATGGCTCACACGGAGGCCCTTCCAGGACTGATTCTAGGCAGGGCATTACCAACCGGGATTGGTACAAAACGCTGGGGGCCGACGGACATCAATCTGCCACCGAACCCGGAAACCCTGACATCGTTTACGCAGAAACCCAACAGGGTGGACTACATCGGGTGGATCTGAAAACGGGCGAACAGGTATTTATTCAGCCCCAACCCCGGAAGGGAGAGCATTTTGAGCGTTACAACTGGGATGCGCCTATTCTGGTCAGCCCGCATAATCCTGCCAGGTTGTATTTCGCCTCCCAGAGGGTCTGGCGTTCTGAAGACAGGGGCGACAGTTGGACCAGTATCTCCGGGGATCTCACCCGTAACGAAGAACGGATGGCCCTGCCTATTATGGGAAGACAACAAAGCTGGGACAATCCATGGGATCTTAGAGCTATGTCTAATTACAATAGCATCACCTCGCTGGCAGAATCCCCCGTTCAGGAGGGACTGCTTTATGCCGGGACCGATGATGGTATCATACAGGTTTCCGAAGACGGAGGGAACATTTGGCGAAAAATTGAAGTGACCCGGTTGCCAGGTGTGCCGGAAAGAGCTTTCGTCAACGATATTAAGGCTGACCTTTACGATGCCAATGTGGTTTATGTAGCCCTGGACAATCACAAAAACGGTGATTTTCATCCTTATTTATACAAGAGTACCGATAAAGGTAAAACCTGGAAATCCATCGTTGGGAATATCCCCGAACGAACCCTGGTGTGGAGGACAGTTCAGGATCATGTAAAGAAAGAATTATTGTTTGCAGGAACAGAGTTTGGCATTTACGTCACACTGGATGGCGGCGGCAGTTGGGAAAAATTGTCGGGCGCACCCACCATCCCTTTCAGGGATCTTACCATACAAAGAAGGGAAAATGACCTGGTAGGGGCCTCTTTCGGTCGTGGATTTTTTATTCTCGACGACTATAGCGTACTCAGGGAAGCGACAAAGGAAAAACTTGAAGCCGAAGCAGCCTTGTTTTCAGTCCGGAAGGCTTTGTGGTATGTTCCAAGATCAAATGCGCCCGATGGAGGGGCCAGTGAATACACGGCCGATAATCCACCTTTCGGGGCCGTATTCATTTACCATCTTGCCGAGACTTATAATACGTTGAAGGATGAGCGGAAAAAAGAAGAGAAAAAGCTCGAAAAGGAAGGAAAAGACATTCCTTTCAAAGGCTGGGAGGCCCTTGAGGCCGAACGAAAGGAGGAATCGCCACGGATCTGGCTTACGGTAAAGGATGAGGGAGGTAATGTCGTCCGCAATATCCAGGCTCCGGCCAAAAAAGGGATGAACCGGATCGCATGGGATCTCCAGTATGCTTCCTCGAGAAGTATTGATCCGGATAGCGGAGGAGGTTCTTCCAGGTGGTCAAGAGGGGGAGATTTTGCCCCTCCCGGAACCTATTCGGTTACTTTGTATAAAGAAATTGACGGCGTCGTAACTTTCCTTGCAGGCCCTGTCTCTTTTGAGGTTGTACCGTTGCGACAACCTACTCTGAAAGGCGCACCGTTTGCCGAATACCGTTCCTTTGGAGAGGAAATCAGTGTGGTCAGGGATCAACAAGCCGCGATCGCCAATTTGCTTTCCGAAAGCAGGAAAAAGATAAACGCAATGGAAACGGCCCTGGAAAGGACGAGCGTTGAGCCCGGAGCATTAAACGGGAAGCTTTTCCAACTTAAACAGGAGTTGTATGAACTTGAAGAACAACTGAACGGAAATACCTCCCGGGATGAGATCGGTGAAAGGAATCCGCCAACGATCAGCAATCATTTAAGGGTGGCTTCCCGCGGGATTTCGACTACTTATGGCCCTACCCCGCTACACAGGCAAAGTCTGGAAATCGCCAAAAAAATGCTGGGGGAAGTCATGGGTGATGTGGAACGGTTCAGCAAAGTGGCCATTCCGGAAATGGAATCCGCCCTTCGGGAAGCCGGGGCGCCTTACATTATCGGACAGCCCATACCCAAAAAATGATCTTTTGAGTAGCCCGCTTCACGGGAGCATTTTGGCATAACAATTGCCCGGGGTGCATGGATAGACTGTGCAACCCGGGCAATTGTTCATTTCATTGAAATATCTTCTTCAATTTTCTTGCCGACATAAACCAGAAGGTCCCCCGCCTCAACGTCTATTTTTTCACAATTGGATGGCAGGATCAGTAATTTTCCGGTTTTATTCTTTTTGAGGAACAACGGGATGGAATATTCTTTTTGATTGATCATGTTGACGATCTTTTCGAATTGTGCTTTGGAGGATAACGGGTGTTCGTGGATTACCGGATAATCCCTGACGACCTCACTCAGGTTGAGATAATCATCGACACAGGAAAACAGCCCGTCTTTTGGAATCAGGTTTTTGGGACCCTTTAATTCATCCTGGCTGATAAGGCGGTGGACTTTATCCTCACCAAGGCTTTTGGCAAATCTTTTCACCGCAAACAGGTTGACATCTGTACTCCCGGTCATGGCCAATACTTCGCCGATCTCCAGTAATTCAAAATTATCGATCAGTGTTTCAGAGTAAATATCTTCTTCAATGGCATTCAGGCCCTCGGCTTTGGCTCTTGCCACAAGATTGGCTGCCCTGTCGATGATCACCACGGATCGTCCTGATTTTTCAAGATAAGCGCCGATAAGTCTTGCGGCCTTATTAGCACCAACGATAAGGATACCTTCCGCTTTTTCTTTCACGACACCCAGCCATCGGGCCACAATCCGGGCAGTGGTGGCATTGATGAGTACCGTTCCGGAAACTACCATAAAAACCAGCGGAGCAATGTATTCTGCCCCCGGAACCTTGCCTGTTAGTTTGATCCCGAAAAGAGAAGCAACCCCTGCGGCTACTATTCCCCGTGGGCCTACCCAGGCAATGAATGTTTTTTCACTGAAATTGAGTGTTGATCGAAAACTACTGGAATAAATGGATAGCGGCCTGAGTACAAGAATGATAAACAAAAAGAGGTACAATACCTTCCATTCCAGTAGCAGGTAAATATCGTCAATATCAAAATTTGCGGCAAGTAAAATGAACAAAATTGAAATGAGCAGAACGCTCAGGGATTCTTTAAAATCGAGAATGTTTTTCAATTGAGGAAGGTCCAGATTTCCAAGTACCATTCCCATGATCACCACAGAAAGTAAACCCGATTCATGCTCAAGCTGGTCAGAGGCTACAAAAACGCCCAAAACCAATGCGAGGGTAAAAACATTAAGCAAATAGTGAGGGATGAGGTTGCGTTGGATCATCAGGTTTAGCAAGTGGGCTGCTGTAAATCCCAGGCTTATCCCTACAATTACAATTCTCAGGAAAGAAATGATGGCATGGACGGTGAACATCTGTTCCTCTCCGCTTATGATAAAATCATAAACGAGTACCGCTACCAGCGCGCCTATGGGGTCAATGAGAATACCTTCCCATTTCAAAACGGTAGTTACATTCTTTTTGAGGGGGAGGTTTCGTAAAATAGGCGTAATCACGGTAGGGCCTGTTACAATAATAAGGCCTGAGAACAAAAAACATATTTTCCAGCTCAGT
This sequence is a window from Lewinellaceae bacterium. Protein-coding genes within it:
- a CDS encoding T9SS type A sorting domain-containing protein, with product MKNHLQFIQLIMLSFFLGHTALAQDFIFTQVPNPTDRYYDGYVGQEEGLAYVVYRNNNYDRFLYSFDGDDLVEIDMPEGFMYNWNLTNQNGVFYMTFYDVDYNTVLMSYQDGVFSQIEADFPNEGLGSYAFNYDGQVYVTYYSFLNFLNSLKVINGNTVENVDLPEGYNFGSSVGSVNGNMYVTLNDVNWNSYLFQFDGTNFEQVTLPEGTMSPYAITTTEDLLYLSLYDANFNSAIYTFDGTTFEALTLPEWCMGVGFVGELNGNLYFRLDDANYQGILYELDGNTWVEIPNPADFYLAYNPGTSENALYPAYNNNLTFEYNMAVYDGTDLTLVDQPAPGYTYSNFFADNQDGAFVTYYDPDYYQFLYFYNGTELLEVPIPAGEDALNYYEFAMDASSDKILFFSFRDNNYNSTLYWFGEPNEAPTAQDNLVYTLLETPYSFQAQDFNFSDLDLEDTLTAIQIVEKPSLGILHLNGANLATGQVINAEYLEDLTYVPMNDGLGEPYDSFKFRVFDGDDFSEAVYTMFINVVESIVSAEDLELSVSLNIYPNPASDFIEIDLGDYPSPEKVRMYFYNNNGVAIRNELLTSGLSEFNVSDLPKGIYHLVFKTENSLFSRKVILQ
- a CDS encoding glycosyl hydrolase → MHPENSDVVLVAAQGPLWSKGGDRGLYKTTDGGETWTKVLGDDEWVGVTDVVAEPGNPDILYAATWQRQRTVAAFMGGGPGSAIYKSTDGGDNWEKLKTGLPGSNLGKIGLAVSPQRPNVVYAAIEQDRTKGGVYRSEDKGASWQKMSNTVSGGTGPHYYQELYACPHQFDRLYLMDVRVQVSDDGGKTFRTLSERDKHSDNHALAFRANDPDYLLIGTDAGIYESFDLAENWRFIANLPITQYYKVAVDDRLPFYHVFAGTQDNGSHGGPSRTDSRQGITNRDWYKTLGADGHQSATEPGNPDIVYAETQQGGLHRVDLKTGEQVFIQPQPRKGEHFERYNWDAPILVSPHNPARLYFASQRVWRSEDRGDSWTSISGDLTRNEERMALPIMGRQQSWDNPWDLRAMSNYNSITSLAESPVQEGLLYAGTDDGIIQVSEDGGNIWRKIEVTRLPGVPERAFVNDIKADLYDANVVYVALDNHKNGDFHPYLYKSTDKGKTWKSIVGNIPERTLVWRTVQDHVKKELLFAGTEFGIYVTLDGGGSWEKLSGAPTIPFRDLTIQRRENDLVGASFGRGFFILDDYSVLREATKEKLEAEAALFSVRKALWYVPRSNAPDGGASEYTADNPPFGAVFIYHLAETYNTLKDERKKEEKKLEKEGKDIPFKGWEALEAERKEESPRIWLTVKDEGGNVVRNIQAPAKKGMNRIAWDLQYASSRSIDPDSGGGSSRWSRGGDFAPPGTYSVTLYKEIDGVVTFLAGPVSFEVVPLRQPTLKGAPFAEYRSFGEEISVVRDQQAAIANLLSESRKKINAMETALERTSVEPGALNGKLFQLKQELYELEEQLNGNTSRDEIGERNPPTISNHLRVASRGISTTYGPTPLHRQSLEIAKKMLGEVMGDVERFSKVAIPEMESALREAGAPYIIGQPIPKK
- a CDS encoding sodium:proton antiporter, with amino-acid sequence MLELAGLVILGISAQWIAWRTKVPAILPLILIGLFFGPVSSLFEEGGAKWIEPVYDPAIGQGLFPGESLFYFVSLSIGIILFEGGLTLKLKEVKVVGPTIMRIITLGSLITFVGGAIGTHFLLELSWKICFLFSGLIIVTGPTVITPILRNLPLKKNVTTVLKWEGILIDPIGALVAVLVYDFIISGEEQMFTVHAIISFLRIVIVGISLGFTAAHLLNLMIQRNLIPHYLLNVFTLALVLGVFVASDQLEHESGLLSVVIMGMVLGNLDLPQLKNILDFKESLSVLLISILFILLAANFDIDDIYLLLEWKVLYLFLFIILVLRPLSIYSSSFRSTLNFSEKTFIAWVGPRGIVAAGVASLFGIKLTGKVPGAEYIAPLVFMVVSGTVLINATTARIVARWLGVVKEKAEGILIVGANKAARLIGAYLEKSGRSVVIIDRAANLVARAKAEGLNAIEEDIYSETLIDNFELLEIGEVLAMTGSTDVNLFAVKRFAKSLGEDKVHRLISQDELKGPKNLIPKDGLFSCVDDYLNLSEVVRDYPVIHEHPLSSKAQFEKIVNMINQKEYSIPLFLKKNKTGKLLILPSNCEKIDVEAGDLLVYVGKKIEEDISMK